Below is a genomic region from Miscanthus floridulus cultivar M001 chromosome 1, ASM1932011v1, whole genome shotgun sequence.
CCGAGCACGAAGCCAATTCGCACTTCGTTCTGGCACTATATCTGTCAATGCCAACTTGCCCTCTCTCCTCTTTGCTTCGTCTTCTGCCCTCCATTTAGGAATCTTGGTCTTGTAACCGCCAGTGCCGAGGTGGTGGtggtacttgttcttcttctcaagTCTTGAGGCGGCTTGGCTCTTAGCCTTGGAGTCGTCGGAGTTTTTTATGACACTAAAACGTGCCCACTGTTCTGCTGTGATAGGGTTTTTTATGTacgtaatttgtttttttattagtatccgaacaccccatgcaacatcctttCGATACACtttctaaattttagtagccggatccaaacaccccatgtCTTCTTCTCCCACCTCTCTAGTGAAGCTATAGCTCCTGGAGCCTTCATATTAATTTCAATTTTCAATAATGACATATTCACCAGAACAGTCCCCAATATCTATTCGAAATGAGCAAAATTCCTTATTCAGTCAAACTTGCACAGGATTCCAAAACAGAATGCCCTTTTTCTTCCCACACAGAAGACCATGAGGGTATACATAATCCCACAACGACAGCATCGTACATACTACTCATAACATCTCAAGTCCATACACCGTACACTGCTTAGAGCAGCTTATTTATTTTGTATGAAAAAAGAATCaggaaacaaaacccaatctccGTATATATAAAATACGTTTATGTATAAGGCCGCCCGGGAAGGGGAATCGCATCCCAATCCACTGATTTAGTTGTAGGCGTCGGGGTTGGCGACGAGGTAGGCCTCGGCACCCTTGAAAATGGCGGTGACTGCCTCCTTGGCCTTGGCTTCCTCGTCCTTCACGTCCACGCCCGGCAGCAGCTTGTAGGTCGACTCCACCTTCACCACGCTGCCGCCGTCGGCCGCGGGCTCCACCTTGATGTGCGACACCGCGGTCTCGATGGCAACGCCGATGCCGCCGCCCTCGATGAGCGTGTTCTTGCACTCGCACTTGTCCACGTCCAGGAACTCGAGCCTCTCCTTCATGAAGCTGAACGGCATGACTGCAAGAGCGATCGCACGTCATGCGCTAGCGGTTTGATCGATCGATCGGGCGACAACATGTTGGTCTGGGCGGCTGTGGGCTGGGCATGCCGCGGACACTTACCTGAGGTGAAATTGAACTGCCTGACGCTGCCAACGCCGCCGTCGCCCTCCACGGGGTGGGCGCTGGCGACGACGTGGGAGGCGACCTTGGGCGCCAGGGTGTGCCAGTCCATCACGGCGGCGCGGAACAGGCGCGGCGCGGCCACCGGCGACGGGATCTCGAGGGTCCAGCTTTTGGTGGAGGCCATTACTTCAGTGATCGGCTGATCGACTAAACTTGGACCGAGCTGAAGCTGCTTAGGTGCTCAGCTCTGAGCGTGGCAGTGCTGCTTTCCCCTGCTTGTGTTGCCATGAGAGTGGCGGACTGTGGGCTTTAAATAGGCGGTTATGGCGGGGGTTGGTGGCGTCCGGTGAGGATGAGACGCCCGGGAGTCGTCGGCTTTTCTAACTTGGGACTTGGCTTGGCTTGGCACGGTACCGTCGCTCGTCGCTCGCCAGTGACCATAATGTGGCCGGGGTTGCAGAGACACGTCAGGAAACGTGCGGTCATTCCGTCAACGTTCAACTCCTCAAGGTGTAGAATATGTCGTCGAATTGGCACACCGTTTCGCGTGAGTGAAATGATAGAATAACACAGTAGGGCTAGTTTGGGGATGATGAGCTTCTAGATAAAAAAAGGCATGTAAGCCTGGtggcagggatgaaaacggatcggatacggacgaatatcaccgatattacatttgtttttatatttctgtccggattcggattcgaatacggatagtgtcaactatgtcggataggatacgattggatatcgacatcataaatatgcgatttgagtatttagatacggatacggtatcgaatgttgaatatccggactcggatacggatagatctcaacccctctaaatggattcggtttcgaatacggtcggaaaatatccgtaccgttttcttCCCTACCTGGTGGGCTGGTGTGATTAGAATAGAGAATTATATTGTGAGCGTCCTGACTACTTGCATCACTCTTTTTTTTGAAGTTAAAAGCGGCTCTAAGGCCTTGTTATTGCATCCATAGGCTCAACAAAGTCATGATACACTAATTGTTTTTGGAAGGACTAGCGCCCGGACTTCCGGATAGGACGTCGCATCGAGACACGACTCCAAAACATGTGCCGCTCCTGCCTCCGTGTCCGCACAGGGACACCCGCGCTCACGTCCATCACAGGGACAGCCACTGGGCCGTGCAacaccccgatctacttttgcaacatccagacaaAACATTTACatcatacgtctaaaacagatgaaacatttagaacatacagttgaaacaccattgcaacatcccgatctacttttgaaacatgcagatgcaacacttgcaacatacaaaaaaagacagatgaaacacttgagacaTGCGTATGAAaacttgcaatatacgtgtacaaaaaacagataaaacattggggatagacgcttgcaacatacgtgtacaaccatggcaacatatgcaacatcccgatctacgtttgcaacatccgcatgaaataattaaaacatacatatgaaaaaactgaaacacttgaaacatggtcttgcaacatgtctgaaaaAAGCGTccaaaaacatttgaaacacagcATCGCCGCACGACCATGATCTACCTGGTGGGCAACTACGGTGGTGCAGGCTTTCCCTTTGTGCTGACGgcgcgaggtggatgggggcgcAGGCCTCCCCTACTTCCCCTTCCGGGACGGGAGAGGTGGATCGGTGCGGCGTTGGATGGTGCGTGGCCGCACGCCCCCGCCATTCTCGCCGTCAGTCGAGGGAGAGGAGACGCTGCTGGATCTAGGGAGGGCGCCGTCGGTCGGGGTAGAGGAGGGTCAGCGGCTTGCTTGATCCCGCCGACCGCGCGCCAATGGCTTGCTCGAGCCGTCATGGAGAGGGGGGAGGGTCACGGCCGCAGCGGCGGAGAAGGTGAGGGAAGGGCGGCGGTGCAGTTTTGGCGCCCACAGCGGGCGATGCGAAATGGGTAACGGAGTGTCGTTCTATTTTATTTCCTTCTTTAGGAACTCTGTATGCGAGAGCAGGTTGTGGGCCGGTCCGCAGGCCCAGCTAGCCGCGTTCGGATGGACCGACACGGGACGGACGCCCTAGCAAGCATTATCGTGATTTTTTTTACAAACTCAGGGAGGCGGTTCGTCCAAACATAAGACTCACCAGGACCCAACTCGTCCCATTCTAAGCTAATTCATGTGCTACTGAATTACATACTCGAGGCACTGACAGGACATCATTACAAACCAAATGGCCATGTAGTGATTCACGAGTATCCCTTATGAGCATGCCGCTTGCGGCTAAATCCATTATTgatatgattttttttataatatcAGAACACTTAATTCCTTAAGTATTTGTAGCTGATCAGCGACCTGTTCGTCTAGGATAGCAGCAGTGGTGGTGCAGCGGCAAGAGGATTAGTACCAGAAGGTCGGAGTACATTGTTGTACGTTGTTGTGAAGATCTTGCCTCTGGAGCAGCTGCACGGGAGGCAGTGCAAGGGTCCTAGACGTCTTGTCCTTCGATTCTTGCAGGTTGATATTACTTTCATTTTGTTCAACCAAAAAACACCTTCCTGTGCCTCCTCTTGGTAGATGCCCAGTAGTTAATCTAAGCACTCGGTGTTCTAATTTATCACTTATCTCAATATATTGCtattttcttgtaccgactaataTTGTTCCTTCATTTCTTTAGGATCCTATTCAATTGGAAGAGGTAGTGAGAGAGCATATTGCAGGGTCGAGGATCCTGAATGCTCTTCAGCTTTTATGAAATTTTGTACTCACTTAGCCCTACTCTTGTTTGCCGCGACAGTTTGGTGGCTGCAGAAGGATTCAATGAGGACTCCCTTTTTTCAGTCCATAAAATTCACTGTCATGTGATGAAATACTATCATAGTTTGGTAGTTTAGTTGtttagattaaatgtcactttaatatCGGTATTTATTTTTAtagtattattatattattatgcgacccgtatgtttttagtataaaaatttAGTTGTCTCGTAACAACGTACATGCACGCTACCTAGTCCAGTTATAAGTATAGAGTGGCAGAAGCCTATTGTCATGCGGCGGCCGTACCACATGCAAAAAGCGGTGACCGGCAAGTCAGACGCGTGCACGTGGATGGAAGCCACGAGTCCGAGTACAATTATACATTGATACGTATTACACGGAAGAGCAAATACATAATACATAATGAAAGGAATTATATAAGTTAGAATTGTAATTGGATTATATTTATACGTTAATCAATTTACCTAAGGATATACATTGATACGGATTACACATAGGTAATTTAAGTGGCAATCCTTTACTTTTGGATTTCTATTACTCCCTTCGTCCCTAAATACCTATCGTCGTTGGTGCGCGTGCCACAAGTTTAGCTAAATTTAGGTGGTGTTTAGAtacagtgactaaaatttagaaggtgtgtagggaggatgttgcatgaggtgttcggatactaataaaaaacaaattacataatccgtcagtactccacgaaacgattttttaagcctaattaatccgtcatcagcacatgtttactgtagcaccacattgtcaaatcatggactaattaggcttaaaagattcgtctcgcaaattagtcgcaaactatgcaattagtttcgtaattagtctatatttaatactcgatgcatgtgtcaaacattcgataggacaacgactaaaatttaagagGGGCAACCTAACACCAccttatagaaaatacgtgcaacctTTGTATCtcgaaataaatttattaaaaaaactagatttaaagatCTTTCCAATAAGTGGCCCCGTTCGGATTATTCCATATTTGGcttgtttggcttgttttttcagccgaaacaatatttttctctcacaacaattcaaccagaacagtgttgtggggtgtacgaccctggatacctacggcggaccacatgggctgcgcccctaggggtggcctagcccacacgaagaagccttgcggggcacgactctgctcggcgccttccgtaagacgtcgggaagatatcctgaagatactatgagatctgttaggatatgtatgatcctaagattcctgtaattagttattacttttcggttatctctcagatctaaccgacttgtaactctgcctcccagactatataaggcggacagggacccctctaaaatcacggcatatcatacgatagctaatacaaaccaacagaccataggagtagggtattacgtcatactgacggcctgaatctgtctaactcgtgtgtctctgttgccttcttgttcttgatctcacgctcctctgccgatcaatctaccttcgtgggatacccctcggaggactgccgatgatattctgtcgacaggtggcgcgccaggtaggggttgtgcgtgctgttttcttatcgaacaagatgattttttccataggctcttcatcccttctgtagcccggccagatcttcacggtcggatccatctcatgggtcatcaacgcggacggagtcggagagctcctcaagCCGGGGCAGATtggttctgcgccgaccaccctcgtacctgcaactgcagatccgatctcggagtcGATTCCGAGGTCTCCTTCGGTGATGACTCGCCATCCGCTTCCTTGCtgctagaggaggcagatccacaacgacgatctgatcgagtccatcgatcgggtcggactgaagctcaccgactgtctctccatcgccgaatcggctttggacactctggttcagcgccgaccaccctccgatctagatctatcggaggctgcccgAGAAACTGCAAGGGTTACAACCCTACCCTTCGGATTCACCAACGCcaccgccgcttaccaacatgccctaaggggcaaactcgccgaccaggtggACTCCACCCGTCTACTCGCTGACTAGGTCGCCATCCAGTTTTCgtcagccgtcaacatgctacacttaggccgaaGCCCCGGGGTGCCCCTCTAGACGATCCCGAAAGAAACTCCAGGCtctgagtcttagggctctacggagaccctcgtcGAAACCTTCTCTGATCAATTTCTCCTCCCACCCTTctggggtggtgcgatcttcaacgttagcatcgatagccctcctcggaacggcgaaaccgaggaggagcacGTTACTTGGGAGAACCAGAGCGTCAACCACACGCAGCGgcgagaaaatgaggcagccatcgcgagggccgaggctgctcggaataatcggctcgattctcaagaagaccgctcccgctccaccgtgacctcgatgaagaatttctccACGTCGACGAccatgacgtcttcaagactccaagcgccaattcgGCAGTAGCCGCCTACGAGCTCTCTCATTTCCCTCAAACGCCTGAGCTCaccaagatcgccgccatgcttaaagcggctcactgtcaggtcaatgagattcacgaggatcagagaccttcgtgctctactagcacgattcaccgatcagctgcacTGAGATCCAATcgtcgccccagtcaaagccgtttcgccAACCAGTCGCTACCTCTTCAGGGGGACCCGGGGGGCATCGCACCAAACACCATCGCcagcatgaccaggaggtcgaacaggatgctagagtacatctcagCAACCTCCAGGATGCACGATGGCATATCAAGTAACatcgctttggtcgccatgaagacaaagTGCGTCGCCGCCAGGATTATGAAAAGGAGTATGGCAACCAGACTTAGCCCTCGAACCCATCCCCGACCACAATGCCACAGACGACGGTGTCGACAACCCTAAggggcctccagctttcacaagggcactccgaacgcttcggtggccccgtggttttaagatcaccggggtcgagcccgacgaaggaagaatgaacccgactcagtggctataggcttacgccactgctatcCGTGCCGCCAGAGGAGACACtagcgtcatggcaaattatctccccattatgctcatgccacccaccatgagctggttcaccagccttgTGCCAGACTCCATCGGGTTATGGGAaaagctgaagaaagtcttcactgacaactatatggccacgtgtactcgacccgacacgaagcatgatctcagccgcatcaaccagaagccatccgagctccttcgCAG
It encodes:
- the LOC136500585 gene encoding pathogenesis-related protein 1-like — translated: MASTKSWTLEIPSPVAAPRLFRAAVMDWHTLAPKVASHVVASAHPVEGDGGVGSVRQFNFTSVMPFSFMKERLEFLDVDKCECKNTLIEGGGIGVAIETAVSHIKVEPAADGGSVVKVESTYKLLPGVDVKDEEAKAKEAVTAIFKGAEAYLVANPDAYN